TTCTCAGCCATGATGGGGTTGCTAATTCGTATCGGCCAACGCGGGCGGTAAAGCCGGCGCTGCGCGTAATGCCAGCGGTCAGCCCCGGCCAGGGATTGTGACAAATTTCACAAAGTCGGCCCCAATGGTTTTAACGTTCGTCGGTCGCTTGTCAACCGCCCTTCGGCAGAATGAGCCGTGGGCCAGCAAAAGCGGCGCGGGCGCCTTTAAGATCAGGTCAACATACCGCGCCGAGGCCGGCAGGAAAATCCCCTCTTGCAAATTGAAGTAGCCCGCTTGCTCCGCAAGCGGAGCGGCGCGGGCTTTAGATCGATCTTCGCGACGCAAGGTCATGCGACGCAGACGGCGGGCTGAGCCGCCTCGCGCCAGGCATTCTGCTCCTGCCGCAGCCGCTCATGCACTTCCTGACGATGCACGGGAATCTCGCTCGGCCCCTCGAATCCCAGTTTGACCTTGTCGCCGCGGACTTCGAGGACGGTCACGGTCATTGTTCCGCCGATCACGATCTGCTCGCCGCGGGTGCGGGAAAGAACTAACATGCTGGCGCTCCTTCTAAAAAGTGACAGATTGCCCGACTCATCCGATGCGCCTTGCCAGACGTGCTGGTGAGGACGACCGCCCGCTCGTGAGCAAATCACCGGAAGCGCAACAAAAAACCCCGCCGCCCGTCTCCAGGCTTGGCAGGGCCGTCAGAACCCTATTGCGACATGTCCACCGTGAACGCAAGACGCAAATTAGAGTGTCTGCCCCTTCCCGTCAAGAGCGGTTTTTTCGGCCCGGCTACGATTGGGCCCGTTGTCCATCCAGGCAAGCTGGGCCGGATCTTGCCGGTGTGGTAGGCTGGACCACGTACCGCGAACCAGTGGCTAGTGGTTCGTGGAGGGGTCTTTGGTTTTTGGTCTTTGGTTTTTGGTCTTGGGCCGAAGCCCCAAAGACCTAACCCGGATGATTCACCGGCCCCCGAACTTGGCGCGCAGACTGCGCGAACACCAACCCGAAGCGCAAGCGAGCTAAGTCCTTTGCTGATCCTCGCTTGCGCTTCGGGTTGGTGTGGGCCGGTGAATAATCCGGGCTAA
This genomic stretch from Pirellulales bacterium harbors:
- a CDS encoding carbon storage regulator; this translates as MLVLSRTRGEQIVIGGTMTVTVLEVRGDKVKLGFEGPSEIPVHRQEVHERLRQEQNAWREAAQPAVCVA